A DNA window from Daucus carota subsp. sativus chromosome 3, DH1 v3.0, whole genome shotgun sequence contains the following coding sequences:
- the LOC108213847 gene encoding uncharacterized protein LOC108213847, with amino-acid sequence MALGLILGIGRAFRRKRASSLDILSSKRGPRDYYKGKNCKPTGFHTRKGGYVVVQEKLPNYVVPDLTDFKLKPYVAQCAVEGQASGAANATK; translated from the exons ATGGCTCTAGGGCTAATTTTAGGGATTGGCCGGGCATTTAGAAGAAAGCGGGCATCTTCTCTTGACATCCTTTCTTCAAAACGAGGTCCCCGGGATTACTACAAAGGGAAGAACTGCAAGCCTACTGGTTTTCACACTCGAAAAG GTGGATACGTGGTGGTTCAAGAGAAACTGCCCAATTATGTAGTCCCAGATTTGACGGACTTCAAG TTAAAACCATATGTAGCACAGTGTGCAGTGGAAGGTCAAGCAAGTGGAGCTGCTAATGcaactaaataa